The DNA sequence CCGAGGATATAGACCGCTACGAGCACGACCGTGGATTTGGACTGGATTACCGAGAAGAGATGCCTTGCCCAATCATCGAGGAACCGTCGGCACCCGTGCTTTTGAGCGCACTTCGAGGCGCATCAATCGATCAGGAGCGATATGCCACATTCACGGCTAAATTCTTGAGTGCTTGCGATGGCAATGCATCGAGCCGGGTCATCACGGTAATCGAGGAGCTATTGGGTAAACCGCTTAAAGAGTCATCCAGTGCTCTCATATAGCGCAAGAAGTAACCCCTAGAATTAGAAGCATCAACACGAGACTTATGTGACCAACTCAACATCAACGCTCCACCTTTCTCCGGAACAAATACGGCAACCCATTGAGTTTGCACTGCCAACTCAGACGGTCCTGGTCGACAGGTCAAAGGTCGGTGTAGATGAGACTCAACGCTTAAAGCACAACCTGCTTGGGCTGGCCCGTTCATCAGAACACGTCAGAAGTTTCGTGTCGCATCTGTCGAATAAGGGATTCTTCCTCGTCGACCATGCCAATGGCGTTTCCCGCTTCGAACAGCTTTCTGACCACTCAACCTTTGCTCAATTCTTCAAGGACGACTCGCTCCAGATCCGCAACGGTATGTTTTACAATATTGAGAAGCCTTCGCTTAACGTGGGTGCACCCCGCCTTCTTGTGGTCTTTTCCTCAATCGCCGACTACCCGTTAAACGCAAGTATCTCCCGCAGAATGTTCTTTAAGAACTTTCCAACAATCGCCAAGTACATCCCCAAAAACACCTATATTCTGCGTATCGCCGATATTGGCTCGGTACTTGGTAGCTTCTACCTCAACAGTAACTTCGACTCAGATTTTACCGGTAAAACACAAAATCTCATTCAAGCCATTGCCAAAGAACTCAGTGTTCAAAATTCCGATATCGTTTTGTACGGCGCATCCAAGGGTGCCACGGGTGCCTTCTATCATGGCGTGACCGGCGGTTATGCTGCAGTAGCTGTGGACCCAATCGTCTCCGATAAATACTACCTTCACGAGAAAAAAGACGCGCACTTCGTTGAGGGGAATTTCCCCAGCTACAAAGAAGCCGTATTCTCAACTTTGCTTAACAAGGTTGAGCCCCGTAGTCCTATTCACGTCATCACGTCGCCAAGCTCTGAGCAGTATGAATACATCGACCAGTTACTTTCAAGTCATCGCGATAATCGGTCACTCATGCTCTATCGCTTCTCGAATCCCAATATTTCAACCCATACAGATGTTGGTCCGCAAACGATAAACTTCGTCACGGCCATGATTAACAACCTCTTTTATGGAATCGAAAGTAAGGGTTCACAAGATTACGCCTGCTAAACGCTAAAAGACCAAGACACATGCGCTGGCTGGGATATCCTCAAACCTCGATCTTACGCATATTGGGCCAGGCCATGATTCCCTCCTACCCCAGACCGCAATAAGCATAGATAAATCAAAGAGATAGAATTAGCATACCGTCTCTATGCGAGTTCTACTGGAGGAACCATCAAGTCTTTTGAGACAGCCTTGTCCTCTCTTGACAGAGCCATGCAGGTCTTGCATACGAGCATCAACTAATAAGGCTCAAATGTTTAAGCTTTTCAAAGAATTGTATGATTATCGTGAGTTGACGCAGTACTTAGTCGTCTTGAATCTGAAAACACGCTACCGCGGCAGTATTCTTGGTTTCCTCTGGACACTTCTCAATCCACTTCTACTTATGCTCGTCATGTGGGTGGTCTTTTCTCGGGTCGCCCGGGTTGAAGAAGACAACTACGCACTCTTCTTGCTCTCGGGGCTCATCGTCTGGCTATTCTTCTCTCAATCCATCGAAGCCGGGCTTAATAGCATCATCAAGCAACGCAGTTTGATGCAGAAAATCTACGTCCCCAAAGTGGTCTTCCCGGTTGCGGTGGTCACCTCGAATCTCGTGAATCTTCTTTTTGCCTTGGTCGCATACATCATCGTCGCACTCCTAAGTACGGGAGGACTCCCATCGACCATTTTCTTGCTGGTCCCTGCACTGCTTATGCTCTACCTCGTGGCCCTTGGCAGCGCCCTTCTTCTGGCAACTCTGAATGTCTTCTTTCGAGACTTTACCCACCTTACCTCTGCGGTCCTAAGAGCTCTTTTCTATCTGACGCCTGTGATTTACCCGCCGGATCTATTCGGTGAGCAGGCTGCCATGTATCTAAAGCTCAACCCAGTATATTATCCCGTTATTACAGCTCGAGACGTCCTCTATTATGGGAAGATACCCACGGCAGACGTTTGGCTGATAGGATTCGCCAGCAGCCTCCTCATCCTGGTAATCGGTGCAACCGTCTTTATGAAAAACCAGAAAAAGTTTGTCTTCTATGCTTGATATTGAACCGTCTAAAAATGCGATGGCCATCGAGTGCCAAGGGCTTGGTATTTGTTATCGCCAGTACAAAGAGAAGATAGTTACGCTCAAAGACGCATTCGTTGGTCTCTTTCGCGGAGCAGGCTATACCGACTTCTGGGCTCTTAAAGAGATAAACCTCACGATTCCCCAAGGCGAGTGTGTGGGGCTCGTGGGTTTCAATGGTTCAGGTAAGAGCACGCTTATG is a window from the Deltaproteobacteria bacterium genome containing:
- a CDS encoding XcbB/CpsF family capsular polysaccharide biosynthesis protein, whose translation is MTNSTSTLHLSPEQIRQPIEFALPTQTVLVDRSKVGVDETQRLKHNLLGLARSSEHVRSFVSHLSNKGFFLVDHANGVSRFEQLSDHSTFAQFFKDDSLQIRNGMFYNIEKPSLNVGAPRLLVVFSSIADYPLNASISRRMFFKNFPTIAKYIPKNTYILRIADIGSVLGSFYLNSNFDSDFTGKTQNLIQAIAKELSVQNSDIVLYGASKGATGAFYHGVTGGYAAVAVDPIVSDKYYLHEKKDAHFVEGNFPSYKEAVFSTLLNKVEPRSPIHVITSPSSEQYEYIDQLLSSHRDNRSLMLYRFSNPNISTHTDVGPQTINFVTAMINNLFYGIESKGSQDYAC
- a CDS encoding ABC transporter permease, encoding MFKLFKELYDYRELTQYLVVLNLKTRYRGSILGFLWTLLNPLLLMLVMWVVFSRVARVEEDNYALFLLSGLIVWLFFSQSIEAGLNSIIKQRSLMQKIYVPKVVFPVAVVTSNLVNLLFALVAYIIVALLSTGGLPSTIFLLVPALLMLYLVALGSALLLATLNVFFRDFTHLTSAVLRALFYLTPVIYPPDLFGEQAAMYLKLNPVYYPVITARDVLYYGKIPTADVWLIGFASSLLILVIGATVFMKNQKKFVFYA